In Streptomyces longhuiensis, the following proteins share a genomic window:
- a CDS encoding DUF5936 domain-containing protein — translation MSTGLIGLLLALAMGLAVLGIFLGIRMYRAEAKLPGDLAIALEVGATRVSVAGSAVDRLGMRFAPLVLRAMGPRRVASKRRKIDMAGNPGGLTIDRYAARRAVYGIFGVVLGLVFLTNGQTLFAALTLAFGLLAADGLIWQATRDRKEVIDRTLPDFLDVLAVVVSAGLGFRQALDRVAEKYEGPWADELRITLRQMDMGVSRRQAFDELRRRNASEQVAQFVSALQQGEELGSPIAETLIQIATDMRRTDAQNSRRRAAKTIPKATMVTLVFMLPATMILIATGMFLGSGSNFGSILGR, via the coding sequence ATGAGTACGGGTCTGATCGGGCTGCTGCTCGCCCTCGCGATGGGCCTCGCCGTCCTCGGGATCTTCCTGGGCATCCGCATGTACCGCGCCGAGGCCAAGCTCCCCGGCGACCTGGCCATCGCCCTCGAGGTCGGCGCCACGCGTGTGTCCGTCGCCGGGTCCGCGGTCGACCGCCTGGGCATGCGCTTCGCCCCCCTCGTCCTTCGGGCCATGGGTCCCCGCCGCGTCGCCTCGAAGCGTCGCAAGATCGACATGGCGGGGAACCCGGGCGGCCTCACCATCGACCGCTACGCCGCCCGCCGCGCGGTCTACGGGATCTTCGGCGTCGTCCTCGGCCTGGTCTTCCTCACCAACGGGCAGACCCTGTTCGCCGCCCTCACCCTCGCCTTCGGCCTCCTCGCCGCGGACGGTCTGATCTGGCAGGCCACACGCGACCGCAAAGAGGTCATCGACCGCACGCTCCCCGACTTCCTCGACGTACTGGCCGTCGTCGTCAGCGCGGGCCTCGGCTTCCGGCAGGCGCTCGACCGGGTCGCCGAGAAGTACGAGGGGCCGTGGGCCGACGAGTTGCGTATTACGCTCCGGCAAATGGACATGGGCGTCAGCCGGCGCCAGGCGTTCGACGAGCTGCGGCGGCGCAACGCGTCGGAACAGGTCGCCCAGTTCGTCTCCGCGCTCCAGCAGGGCGAGGAACTCGGCTCGCCCATCGCCGAGACCCTCATCCAGATCGCCACGGACATGCGGCGCACCGACGCCCAGAACTCCCGCCGCCGGGCCGCGAAGACGATTCCCAAGGCCACGATGGTCACCCTCGTCTTCATGCTCCCCGCCACGATGATCCTGATCGCGACGGGCATGTTCCTCGGCTCCGGGTCCAACTTTGGTTCGATTCTGGGACGTTGA